A single Acidaminococcus sp. DNA region contains:
- a CDS encoding nicotinate phosphoribosyltransferase has translation MQSSERNLSMMMDFYEMTMAYGYFKDGLDNMKRATFDIFYRHNPDNGGFAIFAGLEQCIQYIEDFHFSDEDVQYFRDMHMFDEDFLEYLRNFHFSGDVDALPEGTIMYPRESVLSVTAPILEAQLLETALLAEVNHQSLIATKTARIVRAAEGRGVSDFGARRAHNMDAAVYGARAAYIGGADGTATVLAGQEFGIPVGGTMAHSFVMYYPDEYTAFKRYAEVYPDNVVLLIDTYDVIHSGLPNAIRIAREVLEPMGKRLKGVRIDSGDLAYLSKRVRAILDSEGLQDCKIVASNSLDEYTIRSILDQGGCIDSFGVGERLITAKSDPVFGGVYKLVAVEGDKGWEPRIKVSETLEKITNPGRKELYRIYNPQGKAVSDLIAKEGEPVDVEHKFRYVDPNEPWRLRHFEGCTAKKLLVPIFRGGKLVYKQPALKDIRAFVQYQLKNEIWQEEQRFENPHVHFVDMTPAYYEEKMNLLSKSRNK, from the coding sequence ATGCAGAGCAGTGAACGCAACCTGTCCATGATGATGGACTTTTACGAAATGACAATGGCCTATGGCTATTTTAAAGATGGCCTGGACAATATGAAACGTGCCACTTTCGATATTTTCTATCGTCATAACCCGGATAACGGCGGTTTTGCCATTTTTGCCGGTTTGGAACAATGCATCCAGTACATCGAAGACTTCCATTTTTCAGATGAAGACGTACAGTATTTCAGAGACATGCATATGTTTGATGAGGACTTTCTGGAATACCTGCGCAATTTCCACTTTTCCGGTGACGTTGATGCCCTCCCGGAAGGTACCATTATGTACCCGAGAGAATCCGTCCTTTCTGTCACCGCCCCGATTCTGGAGGCTCAGCTCCTGGAAACGGCGCTCCTGGCAGAAGTTAACCATCAATCTCTGATCGCTACGAAGACCGCCCGCATCGTCCGTGCAGCGGAAGGCCGCGGCGTTTCCGATTTTGGTGCCCGCCGTGCCCATAACATGGATGCTGCCGTCTACGGTGCACGTGCCGCCTATATCGGCGGAGCAGATGGTACGGCTACTGTCCTTGCCGGCCAGGAATTCGGTATTCCTGTCGGCGGTACCATGGCCCACAGCTTTGTCATGTACTATCCCGATGAATATACGGCCTTTAAGAGATATGCCGAAGTTTATCCCGATAACGTCGTGCTCCTGATTGATACGTATGACGTTATTCATTCCGGCCTGCCCAATGCCATCCGCATTGCTCGTGAAGTCCTCGAACCAATGGGCAAGAGACTCAAAGGCGTGCGTATTGACTCCGGTGACTTGGCATACCTGTCTAAGCGTGTCCGTGCCATCCTCGACAGCGAGGGCCTGCAGGACTGCAAGATAGTCGCTTCTAACAGCCTCGACGAATATACCATCCGTTCTATCCTGGACCAGGGCGGCTGCATCGACTCCTTCGGTGTCGGCGAGCGCCTGATCACCGCAAAGAGCGACCCTGTCTTTGGCGGCGTGTACAAACTCGTGGCCGTCGAAGGCGATAAAGGCTGGGAACCGCGTATCAAAGTATCCGAAACCTTGGAAAAGATTACGAACCCGGGCCGCAAAGAGCTCTATCGTATTTATAACCCGCAGGGCAAAGCCGTCTCTGACCTCATTGCCAAAGAAGGCGAACCTGTCGATGTAGAACATAAATTCCGTTACGTCGATCCGAACGAACCGTGGAGACTGCGCCATTTCGAAGGCTGCACGGCCAAGAAACTGCTTGTTCCGATTTTCCGCGGCGGCAAACTCGTCTACAAGCAGCCGGCCTTGAAAGATATCCGCGCCTTCGTGCAGTATCAGCTGAAGAACGAAATCTGGCAGGAAGAACAGCGCTTCGAGAACCCGCACGTCCACTTCGTGGATATGACCCCGGCCTACTACGAAGAAAAAATGAACCTCCTGTCTAAGAGCAGAAATAAGTAA
- a CDS encoding DUF1275 domain-containing protein yields MNDYFRTHYDEILHWLMAGYAGFEGLYSVILHGRNFANAQTGNLMSLIEDLLGGNMFAVMTRVGALLMFVTGVITSFLLSKKTSKDMRKIVIVVNAVTLTAVALMPLDWDPIMTIYPMIFAASFQWGTFSEAQGYASSTIFLSNNTKQSALAWTQFVLTKDWKFCHKAILYTFTIIFFLTGCYVAGHAVFAYGAGGAYIGYTILAIAFILVCMSDRYGGKQAVQKMDRIAEVEAEERMPK; encoded by the coding sequence ATGAACGATTATTTTCGTACACATTACGATGAAATCTTGCACTGGCTCATGGCCGGCTATGCAGGATTTGAGGGGTTATATTCTGTCATTCTGCACGGACGCAACTTTGCCAACGCGCAGACCGGAAACCTGATGTCACTGATAGAAGACCTGCTGGGCGGGAATATGTTTGCCGTCATGACGAGAGTGGGGGCACTCCTTATGTTTGTGACCGGCGTCATTACATCCTTTCTGCTCTCCAAAAAGACCAGCAAAGACATGCGTAAAATTGTCATCGTCGTCAATGCTGTGACCCTGACCGCCGTCGCCCTGATGCCGCTCGACTGGGATCCTATCATGACCATCTATCCCATGATCTTTGCCGCCTCCTTTCAGTGGGGGACATTCTCGGAAGCCCAGGGGTACGCCAGTTCGACCATCTTCCTGTCTAACAATACCAAACAGTCGGCTCTCGCCTGGACGCAGTTTGTCCTCACAAAGGACTGGAAATTTTGTCATAAAGCCATACTCTATACTTTTACCATCATCTTCTTCCTGACCGGCTGCTACGTCGCAGGACACGCCGTCTTCGCTTACGGTGCCGGCGGCGCTTATATCGGATATACCATTCTCGCCATCGCCTTCATCCTTGTCTGTATGTCCGACCGCTACGGCGGCAAACAAGCCGTCCAGAAAATGGACCGCATCGCTGAAGTGGAGGCAGAAGAAAGAATGCCGAAGTGA
- a CDS encoding bile acid:sodium symporter family protein, with protein sequence MIKKILRFAVKNMALFVVLIGVIGANWPWTLSWVGPVIPWMLGIVMFGMGMTLKVDDFRFILHRPWEVAIGAFAQFTIMPFVAWALVKLFNLPPELAIGVILVGTCPGGTASNVITYLAKGDVALSVAMTCCTTLLAPIVTPVLTYYLAGSWIEISLTAMMVSIAKMVLLPVLGGLFVNTHFESKVAPIREYMPFVSVVCIVLLVGGVVSLSASRLFESGALIAGVVVLHNLFGLLLGYGMARLFRLSPAKTRAVAIEVGMQNSGLAASLAVMYFTPAGAIAGAIFSVWHNISGSLLANYFTRHDEAKAVAAAENTGSAHN encoded by the coding sequence TTGATCAAGAAAATCTTGCGATTTGCTGTGAAAAACATGGCGCTGTTTGTCGTCCTTATCGGCGTTATTGGAGCAAATTGGCCATGGACCCTGTCCTGGGTTGGTCCAGTAATTCCCTGGATGCTGGGTATCGTCATGTTTGGTATGGGGATGACTTTGAAAGTCGACGACTTTCGTTTTATTCTGCATCGGCCATGGGAAGTTGCAATTGGTGCCTTTGCTCAGTTTACCATCATGCCATTTGTGGCTTGGGCGCTGGTAAAGCTCTTCAACCTGCCGCCGGAACTGGCTATCGGTGTTATTCTTGTAGGCACCTGCCCCGGTGGTACCGCGTCGAACGTCATTACCTACCTGGCAAAAGGTGATGTGGCCCTGTCTGTGGCCATGACCTGCTGCACAACCTTATTGGCGCCGATTGTGACGCCGGTACTTACGTATTATCTGGCCGGATCCTGGATTGAAATTTCCCTGACGGCCATGATGGTTTCTATCGCCAAGATGGTGCTGCTCCCGGTACTGGGCGGCCTCTTCGTGAATACGCACTTTGAATCCAAAGTCGCTCCTATTCGCGAATACATGCCGTTCGTCTCCGTCGTCTGCATCGTCCTTCTCGTCGGTGGTGTTGTTTCCCTGAGTGCTTCCCGCCTGTTTGAAAGCGGCGCTCTCATTGCCGGAGTCGTTGTACTGCACAACCTGTTCGGTCTGCTGCTCGGTTATGGCATGGCTCGTCTTTTCCGGCTTTCTCCGGCCAAGACCCGCGCTGTGGCTATCGAAGTCGGCATGCAGAACTCCGGTCTGGCTGCATCTCTCGCAGTGATGTATTTCACGCCGGCCGGTGCCATTGCAGGTGCCATCTTCAGTGTATGGCATAACATTTCCGGTTCCCTGCTGGCCAATTACTTCACCCGTCATGATGAAGCCAAAGCGGTCGCTGCTGCTGAAAACACCGGATCAGCTCACAATTGA
- a CDS encoding outer membrane protein assembly factor BamE, with the protein MKSHLILTAALSLSLLFGASAVTPAQAAHQMEAQYVTKVLQLMEGNWYDHAGNLVLQIHNGYINGCQVLAGYDFAGGTSHAQGQFRILESTGTRNLYLAWDISPNAPERDTIKLNDSQMLHRVAIVSYYESIAGVHLGMTPSEVQATLGRPTRTGNLRPISHLPGWYYADQKMIITFDADSVDRILLLKGSTNALATTGLNCDNTPTEFARAYHLGRVPIVDYPNDYSTGGCYSIGHGEYLSFGNHMSYVMLTTYNN; encoded by the coding sequence ATGAAATCACATCTTATTCTCACGGCTGCTTTATCGCTTTCCCTGCTCTTCGGGGCATCGGCTGTGACTCCCGCTCAGGCGGCTCATCAAATGGAAGCACAATACGTCACCAAAGTCCTGCAGCTCATGGAAGGCAACTGGTACGACCATGCAGGTAATCTGGTCCTTCAGATTCATAATGGCTACATCAACGGCTGCCAGGTACTGGCAGGCTACGATTTTGCCGGCGGCACATCTCACGCCCAGGGACAGTTCCGGATCCTCGAAAGCACCGGCACCAGAAATTTATACCTGGCCTGGGACATCAGCCCAAACGCACCGGAAAGAGATACCATCAAGCTTAACGACAGCCAGATGCTTCACCGGGTCGCCATCGTATCTTATTACGAATCCATCGCGGGCGTGCACCTTGGCATGACACCGAGTGAAGTGCAGGCCACATTGGGCCGGCCGACGCGGACAGGGAACCTGAGACCCATATCGCACCTTCCCGGCTGGTATTACGCCGACCAAAAAATGATCATTACCTTTGACGCGGACAGTGTCGATCGCATATTATTGCTCAAGGGCAGTACAAACGCCCTTGCTACAACCGGTTTAAACTGCGATAACACACCGACAGAATTTGCCAGAGCGTACCATCTGGGGCGTGTACCCATCGTGGATTATCCCAATGATTATTCTACCGGCGGCTGCTACAGTATCGGCCACGGCGAATACCTCAGCTTCGGCAACCACATGAGCTACGTCATGTTAACAACGTACAACAACTAA
- a CDS encoding endonuclease domain-containing protein, which yields MAEDFFLFPCASNFGSFTPSTAHFYFVFLYSSRICNIVDFCCAKAKLIVEVDGIQHIEEEIEEYDAKRTVFLKNRGYEVIRFSNS from the coding sequence ATGGCGGAAGATTTCTTTTTATTCCCCTGCGCTTCCAATTTTGGTTCATTCACACCTTCAACTGCACACTTTTATTTTGTTTTCCTGTATAGTAGCCGAATCTGCAATATCGTTGATTTTTGCTGTGCTAAAGCTAAATTGATTGTAGAGGTCGATGGAATCCAACACATTGAGGAAGAAATTGAAGAATATGATGCTAAAAGAACTGTGTTTCTCAAGAACAGAGGGTATGAAGTAATCAGGTTTTCTAATTCTTAG
- a CDS encoding DUF559 domain-containing protein, producing the protein MAEDFFLFPFASTFGSFAPSTAHFYFVFLYSSRIYYIKILQLEVLMDRGRKAVTLAEYDELRKNARMMRKNMTVVEKILWYQVLKKLSVRFLRQKIIYYYIVDFYCAKAKLIVEVDGIQHTEKDVEEYDAKRTAFLRSRGYELIRFSNSEIAHDLYGVEDRIKKVLEERLGREV; encoded by the coding sequence ATGGCGGAAGATTTCTTTTTATTCCCCTTCGCTTCCACTTTTGGTTCATTCGCACCTTCAACTGCACACTTTTACTTTGTTTTCCTGTATAGTAGCCGTATCTACTATATAAAAATTCTACAATTGGAGGTACTCATGGACAGAGGAAGAAAAGCAGTTACACTCGCAGAATATGATGAACTACGAAAAAATGCAAGAATGATGCGTAAAAACATGACCGTAGTCGAAAAAATTTTATGGTATCAAGTTCTTAAGAAACTTTCTGTGCGGTTCTTAAGGCAAAAAATTATTTATTATTATATCGTTGATTTTTACTGTGCAAAAGCAAAATTAATTGTAGAGGTCGATGGAATCCAACACACTGAAAAAGATGTTGAGGAATATGATGCTAAAAGAACTGCATTTCTCAGGAGCAGAGGGTATGAATTAATCAGATTTTCTAATTCTGAAATTGCACATGATCTGTATGGGGTTGAAGATAGAATAAAGAAAGTCTTGGAGGAGAGATTAGGGAGGGAAGTATAA
- a CDS encoding glycosyltransferase family 2 protein, translating into MKNVVIIIPIYNPDRKFNILLQALKVQEEVNFDLLIVDSGSEFDTYKNDLDGLDYKIFKITHQEFNHGGSRQKAAELCGNYHFLVFMTQDAIPYNNKSICNLLNAFKDPSVGCAYGRQIPHKDASVLASRARIFNYPAKSRIKTRKDIDELGIKVSFISDTFAAYRREALDAVGGFPSDVILGEDTYVASKMILAGWSNSYCADAVVYHSHNYSVEQEFRRYFDTGVFHADEPWIQKTFGKAEGEGVKFVISELKFFLLNNPLIIPSMLLRDACKFIGYRVGKIHAFLPNFINRKFSMSKNYWK; encoded by the coding sequence ATGAAAAATGTAGTAATCATTATACCTATTTATAATCCTGATAGGAAATTTAATATACTTCTTCAAGCTTTAAAAGTTCAGGAAGAAGTAAACTTTGATCTTCTTATAGTGGATTCAGGATCTGAATTTGATACTTATAAAAATGACTTAGATGGTCTTGATTACAAGATCTTTAAAATTACCCACCAAGAGTTTAATCACGGGGGAAGCAGGCAGAAAGCGGCAGAACTATGTGGAAATTATCATTTCTTGGTGTTTATGACGCAAGACGCAATTCCCTATAATAATAAATCAATTTGTAATTTGCTAAACGCCTTTAAAGACCCTAGTGTTGGATGTGCCTATGGTAGACAAATTCCTCATAAGGATGCCTCGGTTTTAGCCTCGCGAGCGAGGATTTTCAATTACCCTGCTAAGAGTAGGATTAAAACCCGTAAAGATATAGATGAACTTGGTATTAAGGTATCTTTTATCTCAGATACGTTTGCTGCGTATAGGCGAGAAGCCTTGGATGCGGTCGGAGGGTTTCCTTCAGATGTAATACTTGGAGAAGACACTTATGTGGCATCTAAGATGATATTGGCTGGCTGGAGTAATTCTTATTGTGCAGACGCAGTAGTATATCATTCTCATAATTATTCAGTGGAACAAGAGTTTAGACGCTATTTTGATACCGGAGTATTTCATGCTGACGAACCATGGATTCAAAAGACTTTTGGCAAGGCGGAGGGAGAAGGAGTAAAATTTGTCATTTCTGAATTAAAATTCTTCCTCTTAAACAATCCATTAATAATACCATCTATGCTTTTACGTGATGCATGTAAGTTTATTGGCTACAGGGTTGGAAAAATCCATGCTTTTCTGCCAAATTTTATTAATAGAAAGTTTAGTATGTCTAAAAATTATTGGAAATGA
- a CDS encoding M20 family metallopeptidase, translated as MDKLKENLFTLIDSYRDCLVTAADAIYDHPEWEGHEVFASDLLTNMLEKAGFTVERGLADLPTSFRATWQNGEGGSSIGMLCEYDALKNFGHGCGHHLQGPACIGAALALREVLKDKNFKIVIYGTPAEETFGGKINMIKAGCFKDIDVALMMHGGPATQTDIKSLALSELLVTFHGKAAHAAIAPDQGRSAFDALLIAFNGIEFLREHVKDDVRMHYTVEELPGPNNVVPDKAVGSFCLRSYSREELDGVVERVRDIMMGAALIAGVTVEIKNKPSFDDKIPALALNDCIMANAKACGAPGIEGPREKTGSTDFGNVLHRMPGACARIKFVPAGSSAHSQVYLDNGKSESGHAAILYGAKILAGTAADLIINPELLAEVKQEFQDRISGKRK; from the coding sequence ATGGACAAGCTGAAGGAAAACTTATTCACTCTTATTGATTCTTACCGCGATTGCCTCGTCACCGCCGCAGACGCTATTTATGACCATCCCGAGTGGGAAGGGCATGAAGTATTTGCTTCTGACCTGCTGACGAACATGCTTGAAAAAGCAGGTTTTACGGTGGAACGCGGTCTGGCAGACCTGCCGACGAGCTTCCGCGCGACTTGGCAGAACGGGGAAGGCGGGTCCAGTATCGGCATGCTTTGTGAATATGATGCCCTGAAAAATTTCGGTCACGGCTGCGGCCATCATTTGCAGGGCCCGGCCTGCATCGGGGCGGCGCTTGCCCTTCGGGAAGTCCTGAAAGATAAGAACTTCAAAATCGTGATTTACGGTACGCCTGCAGAAGAAACCTTCGGCGGCAAAATCAACATGATCAAAGCCGGCTGTTTCAAGGATATCGACGTGGCCCTCATGATGCACGGCGGTCCGGCAACCCAGACGGATATCAAGAGCCTGGCCCTCAGCGAACTCCTCGTGACCTTCCATGGCAAAGCCGCTCATGCAGCCATTGCCCCGGATCAGGGGCGCAGTGCCTTTGATGCCCTGCTCATTGCCTTTAACGGCATTGAATTCCTGCGTGAACACGTGAAAGACGACGTGCGCATGCATTATACCGTGGAAGAACTGCCCGGCCCGAATAACGTCGTACCGGATAAGGCCGTGGGTTCCTTCTGCCTGCGTTCCTATTCCCGTGAAGAACTGGACGGCGTCGTGGAACGCGTCCGCGATATCATGATGGGTGCCGCGCTCATTGCCGGTGTGACCGTTGAAATCAAGAACAAACCATCCTTTGACGATAAAATTCCTGCCCTGGCCCTGAATGACTGCATCATGGCAAACGCCAAAGCCTGCGGCGCTCCCGGTATCGAAGGCCCGAGAGAAAAGACCGGATCGACCGATTTTGGCAACGTCCTGCACCGTATGCCCGGTGCCTGCGCCCGCATCAAATTCGTACCGGCCGGATCCTCTGCCCATTCTCAGGTATACCTCGATAACGGCAAGAGCGAAAGCGGTCACGCTGCCATTCTGTACGGTGCCAAGATCCTTGCCGGCACAGCAGCCGACCTGATTATCAATCCGGAACTCCTGGCCGAAGTAAAACAAGAATTCCAGGATCGCATCAGCGGAAAGAGAAAATAA
- the panC gene encoding pantoate--beta-alanine ligase, whose amino-acid sequence MKVLRTVKEIQEFALNAKKAGKTIGLVPTMGALHEGHLTLMRTARAKCDVVIASVFVNPTQFGPNEDYEKYPRRFGEDEKKLESVGVDAVFHPEPKEMYPEHFCTYVNVEGEFTHKLCGATRPIHFRGVATVVTKLINLARADEAFFGQKDAQQVCVVRRFVEDLNINCHINMVPIVREPSGLARSSRNEYMSPEERAKAVVLYESLKLGKAAYDKGERDVETLKKIVRDHLEAEPFVKQIDYVEILTFPYLDEIKTVKGECLMAIACYVGKTRLIDNVILD is encoded by the coding sequence ATGAAGGTATTACGTACTGTTAAAGAAATCCAGGAATTTGCACTGAACGCTAAAAAAGCCGGCAAGACCATCGGCCTTGTTCCGACCATGGGAGCCCTGCATGAAGGCCATCTGACCCTGATGCGCACGGCTCGTGCTAAATGTGATGTTGTCATCGCTTCCGTATTCGTCAACCCGACCCAGTTCGGCCCGAACGAAGACTATGAAAAATATCCGCGCCGCTTTGGTGAAGATGAAAAGAAACTCGAAAGCGTCGGTGTAGATGCCGTGTTCCATCCGGAACCCAAGGAAATGTATCCCGAACACTTCTGCACGTACGTGAACGTCGAAGGCGAATTCACCCACAAACTGTGCGGAGCTACGAGACCCATTCACTTCCGCGGCGTCGCTACCGTCGTCACAAAGCTCATCAACCTGGCTCGCGCCGATGAAGCCTTCTTCGGCCAGAAAGATGCCCAGCAGGTTTGCGTCGTTCGTCGTTTTGTCGAAGACCTGAACATCAACTGCCACATCAACATGGTTCCTATCGTACGTGAACCCAGCGGACTCGCCCGCAGTTCCCGCAACGAATACATGAGCCCCGAAGAACGCGCCAAGGCCGTCGTCCTGTACGAAAGCCTGAAGCTCGGCAAGGCAGCGTATGACAAAGGCGAACGCGACGTCGAAACCCTGAAGAAAATCGTCCGTGATCACCTCGAAGCCGAACCCTTCGTAAAACAAATCGATTACGTCGAAATCCTGACCTTCCCGTACCTTGACGAAATCAAAACCGTCAAAGGCGAATGCCTCATGGCCATCGCTTGCTACGTAGGTAAGACAAGACTGATCGATAACGTAATCCTGGATTAA
- the glmM gene encoding phosphoglucosamine mutase, producing MARLFGTDGVRGIANGYLNAELAYKLGRAAAMYFGREVKTPNILIGRDTRLSGTMLESALAAGICSAGGNAHILGVIPTPAVSYLTENLGANAGVVISASHNPFEDNGIKFFAKSGFKLPDAVEDEIEAIVKAPIDYDHTLTGSSVGRVIPEPDMGAKYIQHIVDSSDIKLNGLKVVMDCANGANSDIAPAILRMLGAHVIPIFHEPNGININNGCGSTHLEALQKKVVEVGADLGIANDGDADRCLAVDEKGTPLDGDQIMLICALDLMAAGKLKDNVLVTTVMSNVGLAKAMKEHGGRTVKTAVGDRYVLEEMLKHDYKLGGEQSGHIIFGDLVRTGDGMMTCVKLLSSVVRHNRTLSQLGCLMVKYPQTLVNVRVKDKNGWEKNEAIKEVTQKFTDKLGDDGQVLVRASGTEPLIRVMAQGPTQSETDFITDAIAEVVRKELA from the coding sequence TTGGCTAGATTGTTTGGAACGGACGGCGTCCGCGGGATTGCCAACGGCTATCTCAATGCGGAACTTGCCTATAAATTGGGCCGCGCTGCGGCAATGTATTTCGGACGTGAAGTAAAAACCCCGAATATTCTGATCGGACGCGATACGCGCCTTTCCGGGACGATGCTCGAATCGGCCCTTGCTGCAGGCATCTGCAGTGCCGGCGGCAATGCCCATATCCTGGGTGTCATCCCGACGCCCGCCGTATCTTATCTGACGGAAAATCTCGGTGCCAATGCCGGTGTCGTCATTTCCGCTTCTCATAATCCTTTTGAAGATAACGGCATCAAGTTTTTCGCAAAGAGCGGTTTCAAGCTGCCCGATGCTGTTGAAGACGAAATCGAAGCCATCGTCAAGGCTCCGATTGACTATGACCATACCCTGACCGGCTCTTCCGTGGGCCGCGTCATTCCCGAACCTGATATGGGTGCAAAGTACATCCAGCACATCGTGGACAGCTCCGATATCAAATTAAACGGCCTCAAAGTCGTTATGGACTGCGCCAACGGTGCCAACAGCGACATTGCGCCGGCCATCCTGCGCATGCTCGGGGCTCATGTCATTCCTATTTTCCATGAACCCAATGGCATTAACATCAATAACGGCTGCGGCTCCACCCATCTGGAAGCCCTGCAGAAGAAAGTTGTCGAAGTCGGTGCCGATCTTGGTATAGCCAACGACGGTGATGCAGACCGCTGCCTCGCTGTCGATGAAAAGGGCACGCCCCTTGACGGCGACCAGATCATGCTGATCTGCGCCCTCGACCTGATGGCTGCCGGTAAACTTAAAGACAACGTCCTCGTGACCACTGTCATGAGCAACGTCGGCCTGGCCAAGGCCATGAAGGAACACGGCGGCCGCACGGTGAAGACCGCTGTCGGTGACCGCTACGTCCTTGAAGAAATGCTGAAGCATGACTACAAGCTCGGCGGTGAACAGTCCGGTCATATCATCTTTGGTGACCTGGTGCGCACCGGTGACGGTATGATGACCTGCGTGAAGCTCCTGAGCTCCGTCGTGCGTCATAATCGCACCCTGTCCCAGCTCGGCTGCCTGATGGTGAAATATCCGCAGACCCTCGTCAACGTCCGCGTCAAGGACAAGAACGGCTGGGAAAAGAACGAAGCAATTAAAGAAGTGACCCAGAAATTTACGGATAAACTCGGTGATGACGGGCAAGTTCTCGTCCGTGCTTCCGGTACGGAACCGCTGATCCGCGTCATGGCTCAGGGCCCGACCCAGAGCGAGACCGACTTCATTACCGATGCCATCGCCGAAGTTGTAAGAAAAGAACTGGCGTAA
- a CDS encoding Fic family protein: MDYITLYDTFYKIPDSYEKAYESRFNSPFTKHFNFNIHQYNHSRSYPAFYCYTEEIALLQDQINREYLTGRQTYSSIPYSAILQFIKFNLINEVKSSNDIEGVRSTRKEIKSALENTAEKNRQSGIVNKYIMLVLNKSVPLKTCEEIKKLYDEMLLFEINEDDPGNLPDGKYFRKNSVDVITGTGKVIHRGLYPEEKIIDGMNKALDILNNPQLPYLIRIALFHYLFGYIHPFYDGNGRLDRFITAYLIAKEYGPLVGLQVSILIKQDRKKYYSLFENTESEINKGDLTPFIIQTLYFIRDAIHNINDVLTKKNTAYQTLLKQMHVKLKDCDQVTIRLYELLLQASLFSDGGITINEISKALKKTKQTIYSRLHQIPEDRLFISKNSRPFHYRLRKAWVKE, from the coding sequence ATGGATTATATTACATTGTACGATACATTCTATAAAATTCCCGATTCCTATGAAAAGGCGTATGAAAGCAGGTTTAACAGTCCTTTTACCAAACATTTCAATTTCAACATTCATCAATATAATCATTCCAGATCTTACCCTGCCTTCTATTGCTATACCGAGGAAATTGCACTGCTGCAAGATCAAATTAACCGGGAATATCTTACGGGCAGACAAACATATTCTTCTATCCCCTATTCCGCCATTCTACAATTTATCAAATTTAATCTGATTAATGAAGTTAAATCCAGTAACGACATTGAGGGAGTTCGGAGCACCCGTAAAGAAATCAAGTCTGCATTGGAAAACACTGCAGAAAAAAATAGACAGAGCGGCATTGTAAATAAATATATAATGCTAGTTTTAAATAAATCAGTACCCTTAAAAACATGCGAAGAAATTAAAAAACTCTACGATGAAATGTTGCTCTTTGAAATTAATGAGGATGATCCGGGCAATTTGCCTGATGGGAAATATTTCAGGAAAAATAGTGTAGATGTGATTACCGGAACAGGAAAAGTAATTCACCGGGGCTTGTATCCGGAAGAAAAAATCATTGATGGAATGAATAAAGCATTGGATATATTAAATAACCCCCAGCTTCCCTATTTAATCCGGATAGCTTTGTTTCACTACCTTTTTGGTTATATTCATCCATTTTATGATGGTAATGGCCGCCTGGATAGATTTATTACAGCTTATTTAATTGCCAAAGAATATGGTCCCCTGGTCGGATTACAAGTTTCTATTCTCATCAAACAAGATAGAAAAAAATACTATTCTCTTTTTGAAAATACTGAGTCCGAAATCAATAAAGGAGACTTAACGCCTTTTATTATTCAAACGCTTTATTTCATTCGGGACGCGATTCACAATATCAATGACGTGCTTACAAAAAAGAATACAGCGTATCAAACGTTGTTAAAACAAATGCATGTAAAATTAAAAGACTGCGATCAAGTTACAATTAGATTATATGAACTGCTCCTGCAGGCCTCTTTATTTTCTGACGGCGGTATAACAATCAATGAAATTTCAAAGGCTCTGAAAAAAACAAAGCAAACTATATACTCCAGGTTACACCAGATTCCCGAAGATAGACTCTTTATTTCAAAAAATTCCAGGCCATTTCATTACAGGTTAAGAAAAGCTTGGGTGAAGGAGTAA